The following proteins come from a genomic window of Blastocatellia bacterium:
- a CDS encoding thiamine pyrophosphate-dependent dehydrogenase E1 component subunit alpha: MKRYPAYDPLEYVNWQTNKNVMQDYRNTLKKNPNRSKLISQLDIATLLDIYQGLLRNRLHDIALKRWVKLGVISKAWLGTGEEAVTIGSVHALDRQMWKDGNRTDFVAPMIRNAGACHEMGMSLVDMFRGYLATADSPTMGRDLHIGSLSDGVMAPISHVGDIVAVCGGVALNFKIRKEKRVVLTWVGDGSTKTGVFHEAINFAAVQHLPLIVIIQNNQVALGTKLEQHHKGNFQDWPECYGIDGEVFDGNNVLDTYAATKLAIEKARDGKGPVLLIAETFRMGGHATHDELEARRTFSPELFNYWGERDPIGCYETYLIESGKNLAQDNKSYKAKELKEINKQVLAEIEEKIIVEVDKAADEALISKKESQPEGASTLIGVYA; encoded by the coding sequence ATGAAAAGATACCCAGCTTATGATCCTCTAGAGTATGTTAATTGGCAAACAAACAAAAATGTGATGCAAGATTATCGTAACACTCTTAAGAAAAACCCTAATCGCAGTAAGCTTATTAGTCAACTAGATATAGCTACTTTGCTGGATATATACCAAGGATTACTGCGTAATCGACTACATGATATTGCCTTAAAACGTTGGGTAAAGCTTGGGGTAATATCTAAGGCTTGGCTAGGTACAGGTGAAGAGGCTGTAACAATTGGAAGTGTACACGCGTTAGATCGGCAAATGTGGAAAGATGGCAATCGTACAGACTTTGTTGCTCCAATGATTCGCAATGCTGGGGCCTGTCATGAAATGGGAATGAGTCTAGTTGATATGTTTCGAGGCTATTTAGCAACGGCAGATTCCCCAACAATGGGCAGAGATCTGCATATTGGTAGCTTGTCAGATGGAGTAATGGCCCCTATTAGCCATGTTGGTGATATTGTTGCTGTATGTGGCGGAGTAGCACTTAATTTTAAGATTCGTAAAGAAAAAAGAGTTGTGCTAACTTGGGTTGGGGATGGTTCAACTAAAACAGGAGTTTTTCATGAAGCAATAAATTTTGCTGCTGTTCAACACTTACCTTTAATAGTCATTATCCAAAATAATCAAGTAGCTCTTGGCACCAAGCTAGAACAGCACCATAAAGGAAATTTCCAGGACTGGCCCGAATGTTATGGGATTGATGGAGAAGTCTTTGACGGTAATAATGTACTAGATACTTACGCTGCAACTAAACTAGCAATAGAAAAAGCACGTGATGGAAAAGGGCCAGTGCTGCTAATTGCTGAAACTTTTCGTATGGGTGGACACGCTACACACGATGAACTAGAGGCAAGAAGAACTTTTTCACCAGAATTATTTAATTATTGGGGAGAGCGTGATCCAATAGGTTGTTATGAAACTTACCTTATTGAATCTGGAAAAAACTTGGCACAAGATAACAAGTCATATAAGGCTAAGGAATTAAAAGAAATTAACAAACAAGTTTTAGCTGAAATAGAGGAAAAAATTATTGTTGAAGTTGATAAGGCTGCTGATGAAGCATTGATAAGCAAAAAAGAATCTCAGCCTGAAGGAGCAAGCACTTTAATAGGGGTTTATGCGTAA